A single genomic interval of Odontesthes bonariensis isolate fOdoBon6 chromosome 3, fOdoBon6.hap1, whole genome shotgun sequence harbors:
- the LOC142376866 gene encoding transmembrane protein 233, giving the protein MALTVLNPQVKNSLSGSAFFDQGSIEGQGPPPPLRSYLCLAMFSCFCPAYPVNIVALVYSIMSRSSYYHGDYDGSRRLGRNALYVAVASIIIGLLIIAISCIVHFTTMDY; this is encoded by the exons ATGGCACTCACAGTGCTAAATCCACAAGTGAAAAACTCCTTGAGTGGGAGTGCATTTTTTGACCAGGGTTCTATAGAGGGGCAGGGACCTCCGCCTCCACTCCGCAGCTACCTTTGTTTGGCCATGTTCTCCTGCTTTTGTCCCGCCTACCCTGTCAACATTGTGGCCCTGGTCTACTCCATCATG TCCAGAAGCAGTTATTATCATGGTGACTATGATGGCTCAAGACGACTGGGCAGGAATGCCCTCTACGTCGCTGTTGCTTCCATCATCATTGGCCTTCTCATCATCGCCATCAGCTGCATTGTTCATTTTACCACA ATGGATTATTAG